A window from Roseburia sp. 499 encodes these proteins:
- a CDS encoding translation factor GTPase family protein, producing the protein MGKICIAVLAHVDAGKTTLSEAMLYHSGSIRKMGRVDNQDAFLDNYALERERGITIFSKQAELKLGEQEITLLDTPGHVDFSAEMERTLQVLDYAILVISGADGVQGHTRTLWQLLKRYQVPVFLFINKMDQPGTDEQVLMEQLRDGLSENCIDFSVGESEEFYDNIAMCGEEAMEQFLEDGSIKIEQVRKMIQERMIFPCFFGSALKEQGVEEFLEGLVAYSQVPSYPKEFGARVFKIARDEQGNRLTYLKVTGGSLRVKTILPGQQEKINQIRIYSGEKYITVEEAEAGTICAVTGLSQTRPGEGFGMESEVSVPLLEPVLTYQILLPEGMDAAVALPKLRQLEEEEPELHIVWEEQLQEIRVQVMGEVQIEILKYLVKERFGIEIEFGAGNIVYKETIRNVVEGVGHFEPLRHYAEVHLRMEPGEPGSGLQFATECSEDVLSRNWQRLILTHLEEKEHKGVLTGAPITDIKITLTTGRAHQKHTEGGDFRQATYRAVRQGLKQAESVLLEPYYSFRLEVPESSIGRAMTDLERMHGVFETPEIQNGRAVLTGSAPVALLQDYPKEVTAYTRGEGKLFCTILGYGPCHNEEEVIAEKCYDSEADLENPTGSVFCAHGAGFVVNWDEVKNYMHLESTLETAEVSQIEEEPIFTEYTEEMWIDTEEIDEILSRTYGANKKDKGNSVESGFAKKRKPLEISSVTRTYQPRKSEEEYLLVDGYNVIHAWEELKELAETNLDGARGKLMDILCNYQGIRKCNLIVVFDAYRVKGHAAEVTDYHNIHVVFTAEAETADQYIEKFAHENGKKYRVTVATSDGLEQIIIRGQDCLLLSARELKEEIERVSEQTRQEYMKEQAGERNRPMEELLKEVHI; encoded by the coding sequence ATGGGCAAAATTTGTATAGCTGTACTGGCGCATGTAGATGCCGGAAAGACAACTTTATCAGAGGCAATGCTTTATCACAGTGGAAGCATTCGGAAAATGGGAAGAGTAGACAATCAGGATGCTTTTTTGGATAACTATGCACTGGAACGGGAACGTGGCATCACTATTTTTTCCAAGCAGGCAGAACTCAAACTTGGGGAACAAGAGATTACGCTGTTGGACACTCCTGGACATGTGGATTTTTCAGCGGAAATGGAACGAACCTTACAAGTATTAGATTACGCTATTTTAGTCATCAGTGGGGCAGACGGTGTTCAGGGACATACTAGGACTTTATGGCAGCTGTTAAAGCGATATCAGGTACCGGTTTTCTTATTCATCAATAAAATGGATCAGCCTGGAACAGATGAGCAAGTGCTTATGGAGCAGTTGCGGGATGGTTTGTCAGAAAACTGCATTGATTTTTCTGTAGGAGAGTCGGAAGAATTTTATGATAATATTGCCATGTGTGGTGAAGAAGCTATGGAGCAGTTTTTAGAAGATGGCAGTATTAAAATAGAACAGGTCAGAAAAATGATACAGGAACGAATGATATTTCCGTGTTTTTTTGGTTCTGCGTTAAAGGAGCAGGGGGTAGAAGAATTCTTAGAAGGACTTGTTGCGTATAGTCAAGTGCCTTCCTATCCGAAGGAGTTTGGAGCAAGGGTATTTAAGATTGCAAGAGATGAACAAGGAAATCGACTGACATACTTAAAAGTAACAGGAGGAAGTCTTAGGGTAAAAACGATACTTCCGGGCCAACAGGAGAAGATTAATCAGATTCGGATTTACTCCGGAGAAAAATATATTACCGTAGAAGAAGCAGAAGCCGGAACAATTTGTGCTGTAACCGGATTGAGTCAGACCCGTCCGGGAGAGGGCTTTGGTATGGAGTCTGAAGTATCTGTACCATTGCTAGAACCTGTGCTGACTTATCAGATTTTACTTCCGGAAGGAATGGATGCAGCAGTAGCACTTCCGAAGTTGCGCCAGCTTGAGGAAGAAGAACCGGAACTTCATATCGTCTGGGAGGAACAACTGCAAGAAATTCGGGTGCAGGTCATGGGGGAAGTACAGATAGAGATTCTGAAATATCTGGTAAAAGAGCGGTTTGGAATAGAGATTGAGTTCGGAGCAGGAAATATTGTATATAAAGAGACCATACGAAATGTAGTAGAAGGCGTGGGACATTTTGAACCATTACGTCATTATGCAGAGGTACATCTTAGAATGGAACCGGGAGAGCCAGGAAGTGGGCTTCAGTTTGCCACTGAATGTAGCGAAGATGTGTTAAGTCGTAACTGGCAAAGATTGATTTTGACACACTTGGAAGAAAAAGAGCATAAGGGTGTCTTGACCGGTGCACCGATTACGGATATAAAGATTACTTTGACTACTGGCCGAGCTCATCAGAAGCATACCGAAGGTGGAGATTTCCGACAGGCAACTTATCGGGCAGTACGACAGGGATTAAAACAAGCGGAATCTGTACTGTTGGAACCGTATTATTCCTTTCGACTTGAAGTGCCGGAAAGCAGTATTGGACGTGCTATGACAGACTTAGAGCGGATGCATGGAGTGTTTGAAACACCGGAGATTCAAAATGGGAGAGCGGTGCTTACAGGAAGTGCACCGGTGGCGTTGCTTCAGGATTATCCTAAAGAAGTGACAGCATATACCAGGGGGGAAGGTAAGCTCTTTTGCACGATTTTGGGATATGGCCCTTGTCACAACGAGGAAGAGGTTATTGCAGAGAAGTGTTATGATTCAGAAGCGGATTTAGAGAATCCTACAGGTTCTGTGTTCTGCGCTCATGGAGCAGGATTTGTAGTAAATTGGGACGAGGTTAAAAATTATATGCATCTGGAAAGTACACTAGAGACTGCAGAAGTATCACAGATAGAAGAGGAGCCGATATTTACAGAATATACAGAAGAAATGTGGATTGATACGGAAGAAATTGATGAAATCCTGTCAAGAACATATGGAGCAAATAAGAAAGACAAGGGGAATTCTGTAGAAAGTGGTTTTGCCAAAAAGCGTAAGCCATTAGAAATATCTTCTGTAACCAGAACCTATCAGCCGAGAAAGTCAGAGGAAGAATATCTGCTGGTAGATGGTTATAACGTGATTCACGCATGGGAAGAGTTGAAAGAGCTGGCAGAGACCAATCTGGACGGAGCAAGAGGAAAGCTCATGGATATTTTGTGTAATTATCAGGGGATTCGTAAGTGTAATTTGATTGTAGTGTTTGATGCTTATCGTGTAAAAGGACATGCAGCAGAGGTGACGGATTATCATAATATCCATGTGGTATTTACGGCTGAAGCAGAGACTGCAGACCAGTATATTGAAAAATTTGCCCATGAAAATGGAAAAAAATATCGTGTGACAGTAGCAACTTCAGATGGACTAGAGCAGATTATTATTCGTGGGCAGGATTGTCTGTTGTTGTCGGCACGGGAACTAAAGGAAGAAATAGAACGAGTATCAGAACAGACCAGGCAGGAATATATGAAAGAGCAAGCGGGAGAACGGAATCGTCCTATGGAGGAGTTGCTAAAAGAAGTACATATTTAG